A genomic window from Peromyscus maniculatus bairdii isolate BWxNUB_F1_BW_parent chromosome 1, HU_Pman_BW_mat_3.1, whole genome shotgun sequence includes:
- the Or51g2 gene encoding olfactory receptor 51G2 has translation MTPGPLGNGSMSSTFLLSGIPGLEHMHIWISLPLCLMYLVSILGNCTILFIIKTEPSLHEPMYLFLSMLALTDLGLSLCTLPTVLGIFWVGARDIGHDACFTQLFFIHCLSFLESSVLLSMAFDRFVAICRPLHYASILTHTVIGRIGLASLGRSVALIFPLPFMLKRFPYCGSLVLSHSYCLHQEVMKLACADIKANSIYGMFVIVSTVGVDSLLILFSYALILRTVLSIASRAERLKALNTCVSHICAVLLFYTPMIGLSVIHRFGKQAPHLVQVVMGFVYLLFPPVMNPIVYSVKTKQIRDRVTHAFCN, from the coding sequence ATGACACCAGGGCCCCTAGGAAATGGCAGCATGTCCTCTACCTTCTTGCTGAGTGGCATCCCTGGGCTGGAGCACATGCACATCTGGATCTCCCTCCCACTGTGCCTCATGTATCTGGTTTCCATCCTGGGCAACTGCACAATTCTTTTTATCATTAAGACAGAGCCCTCCCTCCATGAGCCTATGTACCTCTTCCTGTCCATGCTGGCTCTGACTGACCTGGGTCTGTCTCTTTGCACCCTCCCTACAGTGCTGGGAATCTTTTGGGTAGGGGCACGAGACATTGGTCATGATGCTTGCTTTACCCAGCTCTTTTTCATCCACTGTTTGTCCTTCTTGGAATCCTCTGTGTTGCTCTCTATGGCCTTTGATCGTTTTGTGGCCATCTGTCGTCCTTTGCACTATGCTTCCATTCTCACTCACACGGTGATTGGCAGAATAGGCCTGGCCTCTTTGGGCCGTAGTGTTGCACTCATTTTCCCATTGCCTTTTATGCTCAAACGATTTCCTTATTGTGGCTCCCTAGTCCTCTCACATTCCTATTGTCTCCACCAAGAAGTGATGAAATTGGCCTGTGCAGACATCAAGGCCAACAGCATCTACGGCATGTTTGTCATTGTTTCCACAGTGGGGGTGGACTCGCTGCTCATCCTTTTCTCCTATGCACTCATCTTGCGCACTGTGTTGTCCATTGCCTCCCGGGCTGAGAGACTCAAAGCTCTCAACACATGTGTTTCACACATCTGTGCTGTGCTTCTGTTCTATACTCCTATGATTGGCTTGTCTGTAATCCACCGTTTTGGGAAGCAGGCACCCCATCTGGTGCAAGTGGTCATGGGCTTTGTGtaccttctttttcctcctgtgaTGAACCCCATTGTCTACAGTGTCAAGACCAAACAGATCCGAGATAGGGTAACTCATGCCTTTTGTAACTAG
- the Or51g1 gene encoding olfactory receptor 51G1 — MVTIYNSSLQKATFFLTGFQGLEELHGWISIPFCSIYLTVILGNLTILHVIRTDATLHEPMYYFLAMLALTDLGLCLSTLPTVLGIFWFDAREIGIPACFTQLFFIHTLSLVESSVLLSMSFDRYVAICNPLRYSTILTPRRIVKMGLSSVLRSALLILPLPFLLKRFHYCRSHVLAHAYCLHLEIMKLACSSIIVNHIYGLFVVACTVGVDSLLIFLSYTLILHAVLGKASRQERLRALNTCISHICAVLLFYIPMIGLSLVHRFGEHLPRIVHLLMSYVYLLVPPLMNPIVYSIKTKQIRQRIVKKFEFVKSPRCFQ, encoded by the coding sequence ATGGTCACCATTTACAACAGCAGTCTCCAAAAAGCCACTTTCTTCCTGACAGGCTTCCAAGGTCTGGAAGAGCTCCATGGCTGGATCTCCATTCCCTTCTGTTCCATCTACTTGACAGTGATTTTAGGGAACCTTACCATTCTCCATGTCATCCGAACTGATGCCACCCTCCATGAACCCATGTACTATTTCTTGGCCATGCTGGCCCTCACAGACTTGGGCCTTTGCCTCTCCACACTGCCCACTGTGCTGGGAATCTTCTGGTTTGATGCCAGAGAGATTGGCATCCCTGCCTGCTTTACTCAGCTGTTCTTCATCCACACCTTGTCTTTAGTGGAGTCATCAGTTCTACTGTCTATGTCCTTTGACCGCTACGTGGCCATTTGCAACCCACTGCGTTATTCTACCATCCTGACACCCAGAAGAATTGTGAAGATGGGGCTGAGCTCAGTACTGAGAAGTGCCCTCCTCATTCTCCCATTACCATTCCTCCTTAAGCGCTTCCATTATTGCCGCTCTCATGTGTTAGCCCATGCCTACTGTCTGCATCTGGAGATTATGAAACTGGCCTGCTCTAGCATCATTGTCAACCATATCTATGGACTCTTTGTTGTGGCCTGCACTGTGGGTGTGGACTCCCTGCTCATCTTCCTTTCATATACCCTTATCCTCCACGCTGTACTAGGCAAAGCCTCCCGCCAGGAACGCCTCCGTGCCCTCAACACCTGCATCTCCCATATCTGTGCAGTGCTGCTATTCTACATCCCCATGATTGGCTTATCCCTTGTGCATCGTTTTGGTGAGCATCTTCCCCGCATTGTACACCTTCTGATGTCTTATGTGTATCTGTTGGTACCACCCCTCATGAACCCTATTGTCTACAGCATCAAGACCAAGCAAATACGCCAGCGTATTGTCAAGAAGTTTGAGTTTGTAAAGTCACCTAGGTGTTTTCAGTAG